A window of Anolis sagrei isolate rAnoSag1 chromosome 13, rAnoSag1.mat, whole genome shotgun sequence contains these coding sequences:
- the TMEM82 gene encoding transmembrane protein 82 → MLSGLASWLLSWLPAWPGLEWGSHLVDAFLQGLVGACAISILCSLMKVYLYIQCLNDPERQAEEEALRLRRPLLDRLHLPVTAALLTVVGSRVAALVVLEFSLRAVSALLSFEKGAPSSSSSSQMLLLLCQFSLGCGISCSLGFLQEGAPHRMWNLLLAVLLAALLARLCTHLTFHVLALFRLHAAQRYCGACLSLLATWHRIPALLRRALAVAFLVADLCAVALINRDFLTTAEALRFWTPLTICYTLLVIYMQEEQRQNPSEQMAFQTVFVRMGGLLVLLMTVGRWADIASLLVSLVGELWCLLQARAMMDICRKQDFSQRSSRSPSSSRRPPKWHEEQPTKS, encoded by the exons ATGCTGTCAGGCTTGGCCTCCTGGCTGCTCTCCTGGCTGCCCGCTTGGCCCGGCCTTGAGTGGGGTTCCCACTTGGTGGACGCCTTCCTCCAAG GGCTGGTGGGCGCCTGTGCCATCTCCATCCTCTGCAGCCTGATGAAGGTCTACCTCTACATCCAGTGCCTCAA TGACCCCGAGCGGCAGGCAGAGGAGGAAGCCCTGCGCTTGCGTCGTCCGCTCCTGGACCGGCTCCACCTCCCGGTGACAGCTGCCCTGCTGACGGTGGTGGGCTCCCGCGTGGCCGCCCTGGTGGTCCTCGAGTTCTCCCTCCGCGCTGTCTCCGCCCTCCTCTCCTTCGAGAAG GGtgcaccctcctcctcttcctcctcgcagatgctgctgctgttgtgccAATTCTCGCTGGGCTGCGGCATCTCCTGCAGCCTGGGCTTCCTCCAGGAAGGGGCGCCCCACCGGATGTGGAACTTGCTGCTGGCGGTGCTGCTGGCCGCCCTGCTTGCCCGCCTCTGCACCCACCTTACCTTCCACGTCCTGGCTCTCTTCCGGCTCCACGCCGCCCAGCGCTACTGCGGTGCCTGTCTCTCGCTCCTGGCCACCTGGCACCGCATCCCGGCCCTCCTGCGCCGTGCCTTGGCCGTTGCCTTCCTTGTGGCCGACCTCTGTGCCGTGGCCCTCATCAACCGGGACTTCCTCACCACCGCTGAGGCCCTGCGCTTCTGGACCCCGCTCACCATCTGCTACACCCTCCTGGTTATCTACATGCAAG AAGAGCAGCGGCAGAACCCCTCTGAGCAGATGGCCTTCCAGACGGTCTTTGTGCGGATGGGGGGCCTCCTGGTCCTGCTGATGACGGTGGGGCGCTGGGCGGACATCGCCAGCCTCCTGGTCTCCTTAGTGGGGGAGCTCTGGTGCCTCCTGCAGGCCAGGGCCATGATGGACATCTGCCGCAAACAG GACTTCTCTCAGAGGTCGTCTCGCTCGCCTTCCTCCTCCCGGCGGCCCCCAAAGTGGCATGAAGAGCAGCCCACCAAGTCCTAA